One window of the Lysobacter sp. S4-A87 genome contains the following:
- a CDS encoding OmpW family outer membrane protein: MMHFRHLTLAVVATLAIAPSAFAQDATTETGGKRFAVVGGYALSEPTKNPEIAGARAHVDGDAAATLSASYYVTDNIAIEAWGAADKFGHRVSTPNGKIASIDSQPYALSGQYHFGSSANLVRPFVGLGYFEANVDGEKAEPTGALAGQHIGVETAKGAMATAGVDVNITPTWFARADVRYMHDTTGQPDVKVDGAKVGKAELNPVVLGVGIGARF; this comes from the coding sequence ATGATGCATTTTCGTCATTTGACCCTGGCCGTCGTGGCCACCCTGGCCATCGCCCCGTCCGCCTTTGCGCAGGACGCCACCACCGAAACAGGCGGCAAGCGCTTCGCCGTGGTCGGCGGCTACGCGCTGTCGGAGCCGACCAAGAATCCGGAGATCGCCGGCGCCCGAGCCCACGTCGACGGCGATGCCGCCGCGACGCTGAGCGCGAGCTACTACGTCACCGACAACATCGCCATCGAAGCGTGGGGCGCGGCCGACAAGTTCGGCCATCGCGTCAGCACGCCCAATGGCAAGATCGCCAGCATCGACAGCCAGCCGTACGCGCTGAGCGGCCAGTACCACTTCGGCAGTTCGGCCAACCTCGTGCGTCCGTTCGTCGGCCTGGGTTACTTCGAGGCCAACGTCGACGGCGAGAAGGCCGAGCCGACCGGCGCACTGGCCGGCCAGCACATCGGCGTTGAAACCGCCAAGGGCGCGATGGCCACCGCCGGTGTCGACGTGAACATCACCCCGACCTGGTTCGCGCGCGCCGACGTGCGCTACATGCACGACACCACCGGCCAGCCGGACGTGAAGGTCGACGGCGCCAAGGTGGGCAAGGCCGAGCTGAATCCGGTCGTCCTGGGTGTCGGCATCGGCGCCCGCTTCTGA
- a CDS encoding DMT family transporter, with protein MPTGHNPRQIRAMLTMLVAVALFAMMDAGLKQLSAHYPAFQVASLRGAASLPLVLVWALATVGVAPLLKVRWSLHLLRGVLGVAMMAAFVYAVSRMPLSTTYSIFFVAPLLITAMSVPFLGEKVGPRRWTAIGVGLIGVLVLLRPTGEGLVSLAALAVLVAALMYSVSAITVRILARTDSTQSMMVWLMAMIAVGAGVLAWPQWVPIRSGDLWLIAGVGVAGALGQYAITEAFRMGEASLIAPLEYTALIWGVLLDLTLWGVLPDAITWLGAGIIVASGLYLLKRERVHAEAEHP; from the coding sequence GTGCCCACCGGCCACAACCCGCGCCAGATCCGCGCCATGCTGACGATGCTGGTCGCCGTCGCGCTGTTCGCGATGATGGACGCAGGTCTCAAGCAGCTCTCGGCGCACTACCCGGCGTTCCAGGTGGCCTCGCTGCGCGGCGCGGCCTCGCTGCCGCTGGTGCTGGTGTGGGCGCTGGCCACGGTCGGCGTGGCGCCGCTGCTGAAGGTGCGCTGGTCGCTGCACCTGCTGCGCGGCGTGCTGGGCGTGGCGATGATGGCCGCGTTCGTCTACGCGGTGAGCCGGATGCCGCTGTCGACCACGTACTCGATCTTCTTCGTCGCGCCGCTGCTGATCACCGCGATGTCGGTGCCGTTCCTGGGCGAGAAAGTCGGGCCGCGGCGCTGGACCGCCATTGGCGTCGGTCTGATCGGCGTGCTGGTGCTGCTGCGGCCCACCGGCGAAGGCCTGGTGAGCCTGGCCGCGCTGGCGGTGCTGGTGGCGGCGCTGATGTACTCGGTCAGCGCGATCACGGTACGCATCCTGGCGCGCACCGACAGCACCCAGTCGATGATGGTGTGGCTGATGGCGATGATCGCGGTCGGCGCCGGCGTGCTGGCCTGGCCGCAGTGGGTGCCCATCCGCAGCGGGGACCTGTGGCTGATCGCCGGGGTGGGCGTGGCCGGCGCGCTTGGCCAGTACGCGATCACCGAAGCGTTCCGGATGGGCGAGGCGTCGCTGATCGCGCCGCTGGAATACACCGCCCTGATCTGGGGCGTGTTGCTGGACCTGACCCTGTGGGGCGTCCTGCCCGATGCGATCACCTGGCTCGGCGCCGGGATCATCGTCGCCAGTGGCCTGTACCTGCTGAAGCGCGAACGGGTGCACGCGGAAGCCGAGCATCCCTGA